One Vibrio penaeicida DNA segment encodes these proteins:
- a CDS encoding Na(+)-translocating NADH-quinone reductase subunit A: MITINKGLDIPISGVPSQVISDGKSINKVALLGEEYVGMRPTMHVRVGDEVKKGQALFEDKKNPGVLFTSPASGKVIEVNRGAKRVLQSVVIEVSGDEKVTFDSYTADKLVSLEREAIKTQLVNSGAWTALRTRPFSKVPAIESSTQAIFVTAMDTNPLSADAGVIINEQSDAFTAGLDVLSRLTDGKVLVCKNGESLPRSSQSNVEEHVFDGPHPAGLVGTHMHFLYPVNEEYVAWSINYQDVIAIGHLFLTGEVYSDRVVSLAGPVVNNPRLVRTTMGANLDQLTDGEMMPGDVRIISGSVLAGTQAKGPHAFLGRYHLQVSALREGYEKELFGWAMPGKNKYSITRAYFGHLFSGRLFNMTTTTNGSDRSMVPIGNYEKVLPLDMEPTLLLRDLCAGDTDSAQSLGALELDEEDLALCTFVCPGKYDYGELLRECLDKIEKEG, from the coding sequence ATGATTACAATAAATAAGGGCTTGGATATTCCAATTTCTGGAGTTCCATCCCAGGTGATAAGTGATGGCAAGTCCATCAATAAAGTCGCCTTGCTTGGCGAAGAGTACGTTGGAATGCGTCCTACGATGCATGTTCGCGTAGGCGATGAAGTGAAGAAAGGTCAGGCTCTTTTTGAAGACAAAAAGAACCCAGGCGTGTTATTTACTTCTCCAGCAAGTGGTAAAGTCATTGAAGTTAACCGAGGCGCAAAGCGCGTTCTTCAATCTGTAGTGATTGAAGTTTCTGGTGACGAGAAAGTGACTTTTGACAGTTACACAGCCGATAAATTAGTGAGCCTTGAACGTGAAGCGATCAAAACTCAACTGGTTAATTCTGGCGCGTGGACTGCACTCCGTACTCGTCCGTTCAGCAAGGTTCCCGCGATCGAGTCTTCAACTCAAGCTATCTTTGTAACCGCTATGGATACCAACCCATTGTCGGCAGATGCTGGAGTGATCATTAACGAGCAGTCTGATGCTTTCACTGCCGGTTTGGACGTTCTTTCACGTCTAACGGATGGCAAAGTATTAGTGTGTAAGAATGGCGAAAGCCTTCCTCGCTCATCTCAATCAAATGTTGAAGAACATGTATTTGATGGACCACACCCAGCAGGGCTTGTTGGTACACACATGCATTTCCTTTACCCAGTTAACGAAGAATACGTTGCTTGGAGCATCAACTATCAAGATGTGATTGCAATCGGTCATCTCTTCCTTACTGGTGAAGTCTATTCAGACCGTGTTGTTTCTCTGGCAGGTCCAGTGGTAAACAACCCTCGTCTAGTACGTACAACAATGGGTGCAAACTTAGATCAGCTTACCGATGGTGAGATGATGCCTGGTGATGTACGTATTATTTCTGGTTCTGTACTAGCTGGTACTCAAGCGAAAGGTCCTCATGCCTTCCTTGGTCGTTACCACCTTCAAGTGTCTGCACTTCGTGAAGGCTATGAAAAAGAGCTATTTGGCTGGGCGATGCCTGGTAAGAACAAATACTCTATTACTCGTGCATATTTTGGTCACCTGTTCTCAGGGCGTCTGTTTAACATGACAACAACGACCAACGGTAGTGATCGTTCTATGGTGCCAATCGGTAACTATGAGAAGGTATTACCACTGGATATGGAACCAACTCTGCTGCTTCGTGACCTATGTGCCGGCGATACTGATAGTGCTCAGTCACTCGGTGCGCTTGAGCTGGACGAAGAAGATTTAGCACTGTGTACGTTTGTGTGCCCAGGTAAATATGATTACGGCGAGTTGCTTCGTGAATGTCTAGACAAGATCGAGAAGGAAGGTTAA